In Stenotrophomonas sp. 169, one DNA window encodes the following:
- the truB gene encoding tRNA pseudouridine(55) synthase TruB, which produces MKPRIQFRRLDGILLLDKPTGMSSNAALQSARRLFRAEKGGHTGSLDPLATGLLPLCFGEATKIAGLLLGSAKAYDADIVLGQSTDTDDAEGQVLLQRPVPSISADTLQAALAPFVGHIRQRAPVYSALKQGGEPLYLKARRGEVIDAPERDVHVQSITVLEQQADRLRLRVTCGSGTYIRSIARDLGEALGCGAHIGALRRLWVEPFLDPVMVTLDQLRTLADAGDEAGMEAHLLPLAAGLVAYPPVHLDEQQAARFCMGQRLRDTSWPSGLVVVHDAAGGVCGLGQVDETGLLASQRRFNP; this is translated from the coding sequence ATGAAACCCCGTATTCAATTCCGTCGCCTTGACGGCATTCTGCTGCTCGACAAGCCGACCGGCATGAGCTCCAACGCTGCGCTGCAGAGTGCGCGCCGCCTGTTCCGGGCAGAGAAGGGCGGCCACACCGGCAGCCTGGATCCACTGGCTACCGGGCTGTTGCCGCTGTGCTTTGGCGAAGCGACCAAGATCGCCGGCCTGCTGCTGGGCTCGGCGAAGGCGTATGACGCCGACATCGTGCTGGGGCAGAGCACCGACACCGACGACGCCGAGGGCCAGGTACTGCTGCAACGGCCGGTGCCGTCCATCAGTGCCGATACGCTGCAGGCTGCGCTGGCTCCGTTCGTGGGTCACATCCGCCAGCGCGCGCCGGTGTATTCGGCGTTGAAGCAGGGCGGCGAGCCGCTGTATCTCAAGGCGCGGCGTGGCGAGGTGATCGATGCGCCCGAGCGCGACGTCCATGTCCAGTCGATCACGGTGCTTGAGCAGCAGGCTGATCGCCTGCGCCTGCGCGTGACCTGTGGCTCCGGGACGTATATCCGCAGCATCGCCCGTGACCTTGGCGAGGCGCTGGGGTGTGGCGCGCACATCGGCGCGTTGCGACGCCTCTGGGTGGAACCCTTCCTCGATCCGGTGATGGTGACCCTGGACCAACTGCGTACGCTGGCCGATGCCGGCGATGAGGCGGGGATGGAAGCCCATCTGTTGCCCTTGGCGGCCGGCCTGGTTGCGTATCCGCCTGTACATCTGGATGAACAGCAGGCTGCGCGATTCTGCATGGGCCAGCGGCTGCGCGATACGTCATGGCCGAGCGGGCTGGTCGTGGTGCATGACGCAGCCGGCGGCGTATGCGGCCTGGGCCAGGTAGACGAAACCGGCCTGTTGGCCTCGCAGCGACGCTTCAATCCGTGA
- the rpsO gene encoding 30S ribosomal protein S15 has product MSIDTQKVIEDNKRSATDTGSPEVQVALLTARIELLTGHFKTHKKDHHSRRGLLQMVNRRRSLLDYLKKKDVARYKGLIEKLGLRR; this is encoded by the coding sequence ATGTCGATCGACACCCAGAAGGTAATTGAAGACAACAAGCGCAGCGCCACCGACACCGGTTCCCCGGAAGTCCAGGTCGCCCTGCTGACCGCACGCATCGAACTGCTGACCGGCCACTTCAAGACCCACAAGAAGGATCACCACAGCCGTCGTGGCCTGCTGCAGATGGTCAACCGCCGCCGCAGCCTGCTCGACTATCTGAAGAAGAAAGACGTTGCCCGCTACAAGGGTCTGATCGAAAAGCTTGGCCTGCGTCGCTAA
- a CDS encoding insecticidal delta-endotoxin Cry8Ea1 family protein: MQTTALATAGMLIVPNALALPADGHALLLQHRPQPPRAVSSDDAYGLLRDGILASLNLVPTVGGFLSYIGALVIPAAGESPEATWRRYTDQKISESLFASVRADLVGLSDVVSLYIRTVASGDAKAVQAQSIAANSLMTALLPRFQIPAEALELLPLFAIGATLHLALLRDIALTGKAVGFEDAYVQFVAEELTTRIASYTRHADLCQRRALEKVRDDNPTGSEPDRRNQPMSAMLEKRTSLYLTVLDQRDTWYAFDSRKHPGRTEVYLTREVFTPVIGWWDSASTPPTELPAWPAPAGSLDQISAWSDGRPDARYLTGFSCRYSDGNETKTGTLKGEVQTRDLGAAFLTVDQVRSHVSAAMGGIEVRSQPGGRQTLLGREPGRHDRTVTSAVDQHRLSSVRAIGRGKDHVDGMVSGCVLGFQLVHQARRGPSVEVLDRVRPHLPRSLLAWLTS, from the coding sequence ATGCAGACCACTGCACTTGCCACCGCAGGCATGTTGATCGTTCCCAACGCGTTGGCACTGCCAGCCGATGGACACGCCCTGCTCTTGCAGCACCGCCCCCAGCCACCGCGTGCTGTTTCGTCAGACGATGCCTATGGCCTGCTGCGCGACGGCATCCTCGCCTCGCTCAATCTGGTACCTACGGTCGGCGGATTTCTTTCCTACATCGGCGCCCTTGTCATCCCGGCAGCTGGCGAATCGCCTGAAGCAACATGGCGCCGCTACACCGACCAGAAAATATCGGAGTCACTCTTTGCGAGTGTGCGTGCCGACCTGGTCGGCCTGAGCGACGTCGTCTCTCTGTACATCAGGACGGTAGCCTCAGGTGATGCAAAGGCAGTGCAGGCGCAGAGCATTGCAGCGAACAGTCTGATGACTGCACTGCTGCCGCGGTTCCAGATTCCCGCAGAGGCGCTCGAGTTGCTTCCCCTGTTTGCCATTGGCGCGACGCTGCACCTGGCGCTGCTGCGGGACATCGCCCTGACAGGAAAAGCCGTTGGATTCGAGGATGCGTACGTGCAATTCGTGGCAGAGGAATTAACCACACGAATCGCGTCTTATACCCGCCATGCCGACCTATGCCAGCGCAGGGCGCTGGAAAAAGTCCGCGACGATAATCCGACCGGCAGTGAGCCTGATCGCCGCAACCAGCCGATGAGCGCCATGCTGGAGAAAAGAACCTCGCTCTACTTGACCGTACTCGATCAGCGGGACACATGGTATGCATTCGACAGCAGGAAACACCCCGGTCGTACAGAGGTCTATCTCACCAGAGAAGTGTTTACTCCGGTGATTGGGTGGTGGGATTCCGCCTCCACGCCTCCAACTGAACTGCCTGCCTGGCCCGCACCAGCGGGCAGCCTTGACCAGATCAGCGCATGGAGTGACGGGAGGCCGGACGCCAGGTATCTGACCGGATTCAGCTGCCGGTACAGTGATGGCAATGAGACGAAAACGGGCACGTTGAAGGGCGAGGTCCAAACGCGCGACCTGGGCGCGGCATTTCTCACCGTTGATCAGGTCCGGAGCCATGTATCGGCCGCAATGGGTGGAATCGAGGTGCGCAGCCAGCCCGGTGGACGACAGACGTTGCTGGGGAGAGAGCCCGGGCGTCATGACCGCACCGTGACAAGCGCTGTTGACCAGCATCGGCTGTCGTCGGTGCGCGCCATTGGCCGCGGCAAAGATCACGTCGACGGTATGGTCAGCGGTTGTGTGCTGGGCTTCCAATTGGTCCACCAGGCCCGACGGGGACCGTCCGTGGAGGTACTGGATCGCGTCCGCCCTCACTTGCCGAGATCCCTGCTAGCTTGGCTGACGAGCTGA
- a CDS encoding PepSY-associated TM helix domain-containing protein gives MKFSSQTLRTFTTLHTWVGLVAGFALFVAFYAGALTVFHHDVPLWQTPQAVTQAPATLADTQRLLDGVLERHPAARTHVGMTFPGGDHPQPIAYWQDAKGVWQYAWLDHYDGSVTPPQTGLAELVNELHYTLGLPVAGIYLMGIVSLLYGVALLSGLVIHLPKLAGDLFALRPGRNLKQFWQDAHNVVGVLSLPFHLMFAVTGALLCLVFLQMALLNPLVYDGKLLQAVPAAMDTAPVRAPSGTTGRGVDLADLHARSLQAARDQGVQGFEPAYLKLANAGDAMATIEITGESEGTLGPAGAVAFDVASGRLLASQLPGQRDANHATLSAAYALHFGEFGNGLVAWLYFLMGLGGAFLFYSGNLLWIESRRKRRQVEQGRAQVNMARATVGVCIGLVVAISAAFVAAQLVERFAPHSVDAGIRWVCFGSWAACVLWAALRRPAQAARELLWAAAIVTAAVPVAHGALTGYWWWTSAGQGYWPLFWVDAVAVAMAVGFAVIARATARRARDGDPNSVWADA, from the coding sequence ATGAAGTTCAGCTCGCAGACCCTGCGTACGTTCACCACGCTGCACACCTGGGTTGGGCTGGTGGCAGGCTTCGCGCTGTTCGTGGCGTTCTATGCCGGAGCCCTGACGGTATTCCACCATGACGTGCCGTTGTGGCAGACCCCGCAGGCCGTGACCCAGGCGCCCGCCACGCTGGCGGACACCCAGCGGTTGCTTGACGGGGTGCTGGAGCGCCATCCGGCTGCACGCACGCACGTGGGCATGACCTTCCCCGGCGGCGACCACCCGCAGCCGATCGCCTACTGGCAGGACGCCAAAGGCGTCTGGCAGTACGCCTGGCTGGATCACTACGACGGCAGTGTCACCCCGCCGCAGACCGGCCTGGCTGAGCTGGTCAATGAACTGCATTACACGCTGGGCCTGCCGGTGGCCGGCATCTACCTGATGGGCATCGTCAGCCTGTTGTATGGCGTGGCCCTGCTCAGCGGACTGGTGATCCACCTGCCCAAGCTGGCCGGCGATCTGTTCGCGCTGCGGCCGGGCCGCAACCTGAAGCAGTTCTGGCAGGACGCCCACAATGTGGTCGGTGTGCTCAGCCTTCCCTTCCACCTGATGTTCGCGGTGACCGGGGCGTTGTTGTGCCTGGTCTTCCTCCAGATGGCCCTGCTCAACCCGCTGGTCTACGACGGCAAGCTGCTGCAGGCCGTGCCGGCGGCGATGGACACCGCGCCCGTCCGTGCCCCCAGCGGCACCACCGGACGAGGCGTGGACCTGGCCGACCTGCATGCCCGTTCATTGCAAGCCGCCCGCGACCAAGGTGTGCAGGGCTTTGAACCGGCCTATCTGAAGCTGGCAAATGCCGGCGACGCGATGGCCACGATTGAGATCACCGGTGAATCGGAGGGCACACTGGGGCCGGCAGGCGCGGTGGCCTTCGACGTCGCCAGTGGCAGACTGCTGGCCAGCCAGCTGCCGGGCCAGCGTGATGCGAACCATGCCACCCTCAGCGCGGCCTATGCCCTGCACTTCGGGGAATTCGGCAATGGACTGGTCGCCTGGTTGTATTTCCTGATGGGCCTGGGCGGCGCCTTCCTGTTCTACTCCGGCAACCTGTTGTGGATCGAATCGCGGCGCAAGCGGCGGCAGGTCGAGCAGGGGCGCGCGCAGGTCAACATGGCGCGAGCGACCGTCGGCGTGTGCATCGGCCTGGTGGTCGCTATCTCCGCGGCCTTCGTCGCGGCACAGCTAGTGGAACGGTTCGCTCCGCACAGCGTCGACGCGGGCATCCGCTGGGTGTGCTTCGGCAGTTGGGCAGCCTGTGTACTGTGGGCTGCGCTGCGGCGCCCGGCGCAGGCAGCACGTGAACTGCTGTGGGCGGCTGCGATCGTGACCGCTGCAGTGCCGGTAGCGCATGGTGCGCTTACCGGATACTGGTGGTGGACCAGCGCCGGCCAGGGCTACTGGCCGCTGTTCTGGGTGGACGCGGTCGCTGTGGCGATGGCGGTTGGTTTTGCGGTGATTGCACGCGCGACCGCACGGCGCGCGCGTGACGGCGACCCGAACAGTGTCTGGGCCGACGCGTAA
- the thrS gene encoding threonine--tRNA ligase produces the protein MITITLPDGSRREFEHPVSVMDVAQSIGAGLAKATLAGSVDGVLVDASDVIDHDATLRIITAKDEEGVEIIRHSSAHLVGHAVKQLYPDAKMVIGPVIAEGFYYDIQSERPFTPDDLAAIEKRMGELIAQDYDVVKKVTPRAEVVEIFKARGEDYKLRLIEDMSDDIQAMGMYYHQEYVDMCRGPHVPNTRFLKAFKLTRISGAYWRGDAQNEQLQRIYGTAWADKKQLDAYIKRIEEAEMRDHRRIGKQQDLFHLQEEAPGLVFWHPKGWALWQVVEQYMRKVYRNSGYGEVRCPQILDVSLWKQSGHWDNYKENMFFTESEKRTYAVKPMNCPGHIQVFNQGLHSYRDLPIRYGEFGSCHRNEPSGALHGILRVRGFTQDDGHVFCTESQIEDEVTAFHQQALAVYQHFGFEDIQIKIALRPESRLGDDATWDKAEGALRSALSSCGVEWQELPGEGAFYGPKIEYHLKDAIGRTWQLGTMQVDFMMPGRLGAEYVDENSQKKHPVMLHRAIVGSMERFIGILIEHHAGQFPAWLAPTQVVVANITDAQAEYVSEVRKSLADQGFRVTADLRNEKIGYKIREHTLQRVPYLLVIGDREKENGAVAVRTRSGEDLGSMSLQAFVERLQAEGA, from the coding sequence ATGATCACGATCACCCTTCCCGACGGCAGCCGCCGCGAATTCGAACATCCCGTCAGCGTCATGGACGTCGCCCAGTCGATCGGCGCCGGCCTGGCCAAGGCCACCCTCGCCGGCTCGGTGGATGGCGTGCTGGTCGATGCCAGCGACGTGATCGATCATGACGCGACCCTGCGCATCATCACCGCCAAGGACGAGGAGGGCGTGGAGATCATCCGCCACTCCAGCGCGCATCTGGTCGGCCACGCGGTGAAGCAGCTGTACCCCGACGCCAAGATGGTGATCGGCCCGGTCATTGCCGAAGGGTTCTATTACGACATCCAGTCCGAACGTCCGTTCACCCCGGATGACCTGGCCGCGATCGAAAAGCGCATGGGCGAGCTGATCGCGCAGGACTACGACGTGGTGAAAAAGGTGACCCCGCGCGCCGAAGTCGTGGAAATCTTCAAAGCGCGTGGTGAGGACTACAAGCTGCGCCTGATCGAAGACATGTCCGACGACATCCAGGCGATGGGCATGTATTACCACCAGGAATACGTGGACATGTGCCGTGGTCCGCACGTGCCGAACACGCGCTTCCTCAAAGCGTTCAAGCTGACCCGCATTTCGGGCGCATACTGGCGCGGCGATGCGCAGAACGAGCAGCTGCAGCGCATCTACGGCACCGCGTGGGCCGACAAGAAGCAGCTGGATGCCTATATCAAGCGCATCGAAGAAGCGGAAATGCGCGACCACCGCCGCATCGGCAAGCAGCAGGACCTGTTCCACCTGCAGGAAGAGGCGCCGGGCCTGGTGTTCTGGCACCCGAAGGGCTGGGCGCTGTGGCAGGTGGTGGAGCAGTACATGCGCAAGGTCTACCGCAACAGTGGCTATGGCGAGGTGCGCTGCCCGCAGATCCTGGACGTGTCGCTGTGGAAGCAGTCCGGCCATTGGGACAACTACAAAGAGAACATGTTCTTCACCGAATCGGAGAAGCGCACCTACGCGGTCAAGCCGATGAACTGCCCGGGCCACATCCAGGTGTTCAACCAGGGCCTGCACAGCTACCGCGACCTGCCGATCCGCTACGGTGAGTTCGGTTCCTGCCATCGCAACGAGCCCTCCGGCGCGCTGCACGGCATCCTGCGCGTGCGCGGTTTCACCCAGGACGACGGCCATGTGTTCTGCACCGAATCGCAGATCGAAGACGAAGTGACGGCGTTCCACCAGCAGGCGCTGGCGGTGTACCAGCACTTCGGTTTCGAGGACATCCAGATCAAGATCGCACTGCGCCCGGAATCGCGCCTGGGCGACGACGCCACGTGGGACAAGGCCGAAGGCGCGCTGCGCTCGGCGCTGTCCAGCTGTGGCGTGGAATGGCAGGAGCTGCCGGGCGAGGGCGCCTTCTACGGGCCGAAGATCGAGTACCACCTGAAGGACGCGATCGGCCGTACCTGGCAGCTGGGCACCATGCAGGTCGATTTCATGATGCCGGGACGCCTGGGGGCGGAGTATGTGGACGAGAACAGCCAGAAGAAGCACCCCGTCATGCTGCACCGGGCGATCGTGGGGTCGATGGAGCGTTTCATCGGTATCCTGATCGAGCACCACGCCGGCCAGTTCCCGGCATGGCTGGCGCCGACGCAGGTGGTGGTGGCCAACATCACCGATGCACAGGCTGAATACGTGAGCGAGGTGCGCAAATCCCTTGCGGATCAAGGCTTCCGCGTTACCGCCGATTTGCGTAACGAGAAGATCGGTTATAAGATTCGCGAGCACACGCTTCAGCGCGTGCCGTACCTCCTGGTCATTGGTGACCGTGAGAAGGAAAACGGCGCGGTCGCGGTGCGTACGCGCTCCGGCGAGGATCTGGGCAGCATGAGTCTCCAGGCCTTCGTTGAGCGGCTGCAGGCCGAAGGCGCGTAA
- the infC gene encoding translation initiation factor IF-3 — protein sequence MSTPDNKQNRRNQEIRVPRVRVIGSDGEMIGVLTRDEALSMAEDEGLDLVEIQPQADPPVCKIMDFGKFKFEAQKKASEAKKKSKQVEIKEVKFRPVTDEGDYQIKLRKMRGFLEEGDKIKVNIRFRGREMSHQELGREIASRIETDLGEDIVIESRPRLEGRQMVMMIAPKKKT from the coding sequence ATCAGTACCCCTGACAACAAACAGAATCGCAGGAATCAGGAAATCCGTGTCCCGCGCGTCCGCGTGATCGGTAGTGACGGTGAGATGATCGGCGTGCTGACGCGCGACGAAGCACTGTCCATGGCCGAAGACGAGGGCTTGGACCTGGTCGAGATCCAGCCGCAGGCCGATCCGCCGGTGTGCAAGATCATGGACTTCGGCAAGTTCAAGTTCGAAGCCCAGAAGAAGGCCAGCGAGGCCAAGAAGAAGAGCAAGCAGGTCGAGATCAAGGAAGTGAAGTTCCGTCCGGTCACGGATGAGGGCGACTACCAGATCAAGCTGCGCAAGATGCGCGGTTTCCTCGAAGAGGGCGACAAGATCAAGGTCAACATCCGCTTCCGTGGCCGCGAAATGAGCCATCAGGAACTGGGTCGTGAAATCGCCAGCCGGATCGAGACCGATCTGGGCGAGGACATCGTGATCGAATCCCGTCCGCGCCTGGAAGGCCGTCAGATGGTGATGATGATTGCTCCGAAGAAGAAGACATAA
- the rpmI gene encoding 50S ribosomal protein L35, with protein MPKIKTNRAAAKRFRKTASGKYKCGHANRSHILTKKATKRKRNLRQTNHVRAEDAGRLDRMLPYL; from the coding sequence ATGCCCAAGATCAAGACCAACCGGGCGGCGGCCAAGCGTTTCCGCAAGACCGCCTCGGGCAAGTACAAGTGCGGCCACGCAAACCGTAGCCATATCCTCACGAAGAAAGCGACCAAGCGGAAGCGTAACCTGCGGCAGACGAATCACGTCCGCGCAGAAGACGCCGGCCGTCTGGACCGCATGCTCCCTTACCTCTGA
- the rplT gene encoding 50S ribosomal protein L20, which produces MARVKRGVQARRRHKKILTLAKGYYNARRKVFRVAKQAVIKAQQYAYIGRKQKKRNFRSLWIVRINAAARINGLSYSRFMNGLLKAGITLDRKVLADIAVHDEAAFAALAEKAKGALAA; this is translated from the coding sequence ATGGCACGAGTAAAGCGTGGCGTACAGGCGCGTCGCCGCCACAAGAAAATCCTGACTCTGGCGAAGGGCTACTACAATGCCCGTCGTAAGGTCTTCCGCGTTGCCAAGCAGGCCGTCATCAAGGCCCAGCAGTACGCGTACATCGGTCGTAAGCAGAAGAAGCGTAATTTCCGCTCGCTGTGGATCGTCCGCATCAACGCAGCAGCCCGCATCAACGGCCTGAGCTACAGCCGTTTCATGAATGGTCTGCTGAAGGCGGGCATCACCCTTGACCGTAAGGTCCTGGCTGATATCGCCGTGCACGACGAGGCAGCTTTTGCCGCGTTGGCTGAAAAGGCCAAGGGCGCACTGGCGGCATAA
- a CDS encoding phenylalanine--tRNA ligase subunit alpha has translation MSDIQSLTHQALADVAAAQSPEALEQLRVSLLGKSGSITAQLKQLGALPADERKAAGEAINLARDALGAALAARRTVLEDAALDARLSAEAIDITLPGRRSGRGGLHPVTRTLERITEIFARLGYELSEGPEIEDDWHNFEALNFPPHHPARAMHDTFYFGDGRLLRTHTSGVQVRYMGDHAPPLRMIAAGKVYRSDSDQTHSPMFHQVEGLLVDEHSNFADLKGTLSEFVRAFFERDFEMRFRPSYFPFVEPGAEVDIAWQQPDGSTRWLEVLGCGMVHPNVLRSVGIDPERYTGFAFGLGVERFAMLRYGVNDLRAFFENDVRFLKQFA, from the coding sequence ATGAGTGACATCCAATCCCTGACCCACCAGGCACTGGCCGATGTGGCTGCCGCGCAGAGTCCCGAGGCGCTGGAGCAGTTGCGCGTCTCCCTGCTGGGCAAGAGTGGCAGCATCACCGCGCAGCTCAAGCAGCTCGGCGCCTTGCCGGCCGACGAGCGCAAGGCCGCCGGTGAAGCCATCAACCTCGCGCGTGACGCACTGGGCGCTGCGCTGGCTGCGCGCAGGACCGTGCTGGAAGACGCTGCGCTGGACGCGCGCCTGTCCGCCGAAGCGATCGACATCACCCTGCCGGGCCGTCGCAGTGGTCGCGGTGGCCTGCACCCGGTGACCCGCACGCTGGAACGCATCACCGAGATCTTCGCGCGGCTGGGGTACGAGCTGTCGGAAGGGCCGGAGATCGAAGACGACTGGCACAACTTCGAGGCGCTGAACTTCCCGCCGCACCACCCGGCGCGCGCCATGCACGACACCTTCTATTTCGGTGATGGCCGCCTGCTGCGCACGCATACCTCCGGTGTGCAGGTGCGCTACATGGGCGACCACGCACCGCCGCTGCGGATGATCGCGGCCGGCAAGGTCTATCGCAGCGACAGCGACCAGACCCATTCGCCGATGTTCCACCAGGTGGAAGGCCTGCTGGTGGACGAGCATTCCAACTTCGCCGACCTCAAGGGCACGCTGTCCGAGTTCGTGCGCGCCTTCTTCGAGCGTGACTTCGAGATGCGCTTCCGGCCGAGCTATTTCCCCTTCGTGGAGCCGGGTGCGGAAGTCGACATCGCCTGGCAGCAGCCCGATGGCAGCACGCGCTGGCTGGAAGTGCTGGGCTGCGGCATGGTGCACCCGAACGTGCTGCGCAGTGTCGGGATTGATCCGGAGCGCTATACCGGTTTCGCCTTCGGCCTCGGCGTGGAGCGATTCGCGATGCTGCGCTATGGCGTCAACGACCTGCGCGCGTTCTTCGAGAACGATGTGCGCTTCCTGAAGCAGTTCGCGTAA
- the pheT gene encoding phenylalanine--tRNA ligase subunit beta, with protein MKFSENWLRSHVPTAASRDELSAVLTAIGLEVEAVDALGAGLDHVVVARIVEAVRHPEADRLQICQVDAGQGSLLQIVCGAPNARPGLVAPLALVGAQIGSLKISAATLRGVDSNGMLCSAKELGLDSDASGLFELPDDAPIGQGLVEYLGLPDASIEIKLTPNRADCFSVRGIAFDVAAATRSDVVPFAADAVPATATRELSISLDAGAEAPRYLGRVIEGVNAAAKTPLWMAERLRRSGVRPVSLLVDITQYVMLELGQPMHAYDLGTLQGSIAVRRSRAGESLKLLDGRDAALDDSFLVVTDADRPVGLAGLMGGFDTRVTDATTDVFLEAAHFAPAAIMGRGRKLGLHTDAGHRFERGVDPALPRTAIEHATALVLELAGGTAAPVTEAVRASDLPSPAVIGLRRARITRVLGITIADAEVERILRALGMEVAAAADGWQVTSPSRRFDVAIEEDLIEELARIHGYEQIPTTLPGGAARVAMPSETRLEELSVRRQLLARELQETINFAFVDAQLLQQWQLNDSLVPLANPLSAELAIMRPALLPGLVATLGRNVARQAGRVRLFEIGRAFAAQAGEGAPAPLETQRVAVAVCGDADAEQWGVAARKVDFHDLKGDLEALAAASGAELTFKPSVQPFGHPARSADVYRGEVRLGWIGQMHPRLAKAMEIDVDVYGLELDLAPLAARELPRAGELSRFPAMRRDLAVLAPDAVDWADLAATVRRAAGPLLRELNLFDRYVGQGVEPGFKSLAMGLILQDKSRTLTDRDVDAVVAEVVTAIEREHHARIRG; from the coding sequence ATGAAATTCTCCGAAAACTGGCTGCGCAGCCACGTCCCGACCGCCGCATCGCGCGATGAGCTCAGCGCGGTATTGACGGCCATCGGCCTGGAAGTGGAAGCGGTCGACGCGCTGGGCGCGGGCCTGGACCACGTGGTCGTGGCCCGCATCGTCGAGGCCGTGCGCCATCCAGAAGCCGACCGCCTGCAGATCTGCCAGGTCGATGCGGGGCAGGGCAGCCTGCTGCAGATCGTCTGCGGCGCGCCGAACGCGCGCCCCGGCCTGGTCGCGCCGCTGGCGCTGGTCGGTGCGCAGATCGGCAGCCTGAAGATCAGTGCCGCCACACTGCGCGGCGTCGACTCCAATGGCATGCTGTGCTCGGCCAAGGAACTGGGCCTGGACAGCGATGCGTCCGGCCTGTTCGAACTGCCTGATGACGCACCGATCGGCCAAGGCCTGGTCGAGTACCTGGGCCTGCCCGACGCCAGCATCGAGATCAAGCTGACCCCGAACCGTGCCGACTGCTTCAGCGTGCGCGGCATTGCCTTCGACGTGGCCGCTGCCACCCGCAGCGACGTAGTGCCGTTTGCCGCTGATGCGGTACCGGCCACCGCCACGCGCGAGCTGTCGATCTCGCTGGATGCCGGTGCCGAAGCGCCGCGTTATCTGGGTCGTGTCATCGAAGGCGTCAACGCGGCCGCCAAGACCCCGCTGTGGATGGCCGAGCGCCTGCGTCGCAGCGGTGTGCGGCCGGTGTCGCTGCTGGTCGACATCACCCAGTACGTGATGCTGGAACTGGGCCAGCCGATGCATGCCTATGACCTGGGCACGTTGCAGGGCAGCATCGCCGTGCGTCGCTCGCGTGCCGGCGAATCCCTGAAGCTGCTCGACGGCCGCGACGCCGCGCTGGATGACAGTTTCCTGGTGGTCACCGATGCAGACCGTCCGGTCGGCCTGGCCGGCCTGATGGGCGGCTTCGACACGCGCGTCACCGACGCCACCACCGACGTATTCCTGGAGGCCGCGCACTTCGCGCCGGCCGCCATCATGGGCCGCGGCCGCAAGCTGGGCCTGCATACCGATGCCGGGCACCGCTTCGAACGCGGCGTGGATCCGGCGCTGCCGCGCACCGCCATCGAGCATGCCACCGCGCTGGTGCTGGAGCTGGCCGGTGGCACGGCCGCCCCGGTGACCGAAGCGGTGCGTGCGTCCGACCTGCCGTCGCCGGCGGTGATCGGCCTGCGCCGTGCGCGCATCACCCGCGTGCTTGGCATCACCATCGCTGATGCGGAAGTCGAGCGTATCCTGCGCGCGCTGGGCATGGAGGTCGCCGCCGCAGCCGATGGCTGGCAGGTCACTTCGCCGAGCCGCCGCTTCGATGTGGCCATCGAAGAAGACCTGATCGAAGAGCTGGCGCGCATCCACGGCTACGAGCAGATCCCGACCACGTTGCCCGGTGGCGCCGCGCGCGTGGCGATGCCCAGCGAGACCCGTCTGGAAGAGCTGAGCGTGCGTCGCCAGTTGCTGGCGCGCGAACTGCAGGAAACCATCAATTTCGCGTTTGTCGACGCGCAGCTGCTGCAGCAGTGGCAGCTCAATGACAGTCTGGTGCCGCTGGCCAATCCGCTGTCGGCCGAGCTGGCGATCATGCGTCCGGCGCTGCTGCCGGGTCTGGTCGCCACGTTGGGCCGCAACGTGGCGCGTCAGGCCGGTCGCGTACGGCTGTTCGAAATCGGCCGCGCGTTCGCCGCGCAGGCCGGCGAGGGCGCTCCCGCACCTCTGGAAACGCAGCGCGTGGCCGTTGCGGTGTGCGGCGACGCCGATGCCGAGCAGTGGGGCGTGGCGGCGCGCAAGGTCGATTTCCACGACCTGAAGGGCGATCTGGAAGCGCTGGCCGCTGCCAGCGGGGCTGAGCTGACCTTCAAGCCGTCCGTGCAGCCCTTCGGTCACCCGGCGCGATCGGCCGATGTGTACCGCGGTGAGGTGCGGCTGGGGTGGATCGGACAGATGCATCCGCGGCTGGCCAAGGCGATGGAGATCGACGTGGACGTGTACGGTCTGGAGCTGGATCTGGCGCCCTTGGCGGCCCGTGAACTGCCGCGTGCCGGCGAGCTGTCGCGCTTCCCGGCGATGCGTCGCGACCTGGCCGTGCTGGCGCCCGACGCCGTCGACTGGGCCGATCTGGCGGCCACCGTGCGACGGGCCGCCGGCCCCTTGCTGCGCGAGCTCAACCTGTTTGATCGATACGTCGGACAGGGGGTAGAGCCGGGCTTCAAGAGTCTCGCTATGGGCTTGATTTTGCAGGACAAGTCGCGCACTCTGACGGACCGCGACGTGGACGCGGTGGTGGCCGAGGTGGTCACCGCCATCGAGCGTGAACACCACGCCCGGATCCGCGGTTGA